A genome region from Chlorobaculum tepidum TLS includes the following:
- the mraY gene encoding phospho-N-acetylmuramoyl-pentapeptide-transferase, protein MLYYILRYINELYSLPGMGVIEYLTFRASAAAITALLIIIFAGQRFIRFLKSKFVEPIKEEAPPEHRKKKDVPTMGGLMIIFAIEVSAFLWAKIDDPHVWLIMLAVFWMGLIGFIDDYQKVVLKVKGGLAGHYKLIGQVTLGLVIGFYTWNDPVFSVLLSDTTVPFFKKLSVDYGIFYIPVVIFIITAVSNAVNLTDGLDGLAAGNAAIVTFALGVFAYLCGNAVYSGYLSIPFISGAGEVAVVSMAIVMACVGFLWFNSSPAEVFMGDTGSLSLGSAIAVIALMIKQELLLPVLAGVFFVETLSVSMQVAWFKISKKLYGEGRRIFLMAPLHHHFQLKGWAEQKIVIRFWIISILLFLTSLMTLKLR, encoded by the coding sequence ATGCTCTATTACATTCTTCGATACATCAACGAACTCTACAGTCTTCCCGGCATGGGGGTCATCGAATATCTGACCTTCAGGGCCAGCGCGGCGGCCATCACGGCCCTCTTGATCATCATCTTCGCCGGGCAGAGGTTCATCCGCTTTCTCAAGTCGAAATTCGTCGAACCAATCAAAGAGGAGGCGCCACCAGAACATCGCAAGAAAAAAGATGTCCCCACGATGGGCGGACTCATGATCATTTTCGCTATTGAAGTTTCGGCATTTCTCTGGGCCAAGATCGATGATCCGCATGTCTGGCTCATCATGCTGGCCGTCTTCTGGATGGGCCTGATCGGCTTCATCGACGACTACCAGAAGGTTGTGCTGAAGGTCAAGGGCGGCCTTGCCGGCCACTACAAGCTGATCGGGCAGGTAACGCTCGGCCTGGTCATCGGCTTCTACACCTGGAACGATCCCGTTTTTTCGGTACTGCTCTCCGATACCACCGTACCCTTTTTCAAAAAGCTCTCGGTCGATTATGGCATCTTCTACATTCCGGTGGTAATATTCATCATCACGGCGGTCTCCAACGCAGTCAACCTCACCGACGGCCTCGACGGCCTGGCGGCGGGCAATGCGGCCATCGTCACCTTCGCCCTCGGCGTCTTCGCCTACCTCTGTGGTAACGCGGTCTATTCCGGCTATCTCAGCATCCCCTTCATCTCAGGCGCGGGCGAGGTTGCCGTGGTAAGTATGGCCATCGTCATGGCGTGTGTGGGATTTCTGTGGTTCAACTCCAGCCCTGCCGAGGTGTTCATGGGCGACACCGGTTCTCTCTCGCTCGGTAGCGCCATCGCGGTGATCGCGCTCATGATAAAGCAGGAACTCCTTTTACCGGTGCTGGCGGGAGTCTTTTTCGTCGAGACCCTTTCGGTTTCGATGCAGGTCGCCTGGTTCAAGATTTCAAAAAAGCTGTACGGCGAAGGGCGTCGCATTTTCCTGATGGCGCCGCTGCATCACCATTTTCAGCTGAAGGGATGGGCGGAACAGAAGATCGTGATCCGTTTCTGGATCATTTCAATCCTGCTCTTTCTGACAAGCCTCATGACCCTGAAACTGCGATAA
- the murD gene encoding UDP-N-acetylmuramoyl-L-alanine--D-glutamate ligase, which produces MKPEELKGKVASVIGAGKSGVSAAGLLARAGARPFLSEFGAVSPEAAATLRQLGVPFEEGGHSERVFEAALCIVSPGIPQTVPVIREMHARGIPVVSEIELASWFCPARIIGITGTDGKTTTATLLHRICAAEGERKGFRAFSVGNIGIPFSSEVPGMTAADIAVLELSSYQLEACFDFRPNIAVLTNVTPDHMDRYGGSIEAYATAKYRIHARQGAGDTLIYNHDDPILRAHFDRSEPWPFRLVRLGLRAETLDVAPGDFVSVEDGEIVVRASGSTERLMRVDEIMKPGFRGEHNLYNALSSVAAALAAGVAPETMRGVLAGFGGVEHRQELAGNACGLNWINDSKATSVNALRQALQSVPAGMVLIAGGRDKGNDYSAIADLVREKVACIVAIGESRRKIADAFRGVTPVVEAASLAEAVELARQNARPGASVLFSPACSSFDMFRDFEDRGRQFKQLVRELT; this is translated from the coding sequence GTGAAACCGGAAGAGCTGAAAGGGAAAGTGGCGTCGGTGATCGGCGCCGGCAAAAGCGGTGTATCAGCGGCTGGCCTGCTCGCGCGGGCGGGGGCGCGGCCATTCTTAAGCGAATTTGGCGCGGTCAGCCCGGAGGCGGCGGCAACACTGCGACAACTTGGCGTGCCGTTCGAAGAGGGCGGCCATTCGGAGCGGGTCTTCGAGGCTGCGCTGTGCATCGTCAGTCCCGGTATTCCGCAAACCGTGCCAGTCATCCGCGAAATGCACGCGCGCGGTATTCCCGTGGTGAGCGAGATCGAGCTGGCGAGCTGGTTCTGTCCGGCCCGCATCATCGGCATCACCGGCACGGACGGCAAGACCACCACGGCCACGCTGCTCCACCGCATCTGCGCGGCGGAGGGCGAACGGAAGGGATTCCGAGCCTTCAGCGTGGGTAACATCGGCATTCCGTTTTCGTCGGAGGTCCCCGGCATGACGGCGGCGGACATCGCCGTGCTCGAACTGAGCAGCTACCAGCTCGAAGCGTGCTTCGACTTTCGGCCCAACATCGCCGTTTTGACCAACGTCACGCCCGACCACATGGATCGCTACGGCGGCAGCATCGAAGCCTACGCCACTGCGAAGTATCGCATCCACGCCCGGCAGGGCGCGGGCGACACCCTCATCTATAATCATGACGATCCGATCCTGCGCGCCCATTTCGACCGTTCCGAACCGTGGCCCTTCCGCTTGGTGCGCCTCGGTCTGCGGGCCGAAACGCTCGACGTCGCGCCGGGAGATTTCGTCTCCGTCGAAGACGGCGAGATCGTCGTCCGCGCGTCCGGATCGACGGAGCGGCTCATGCGGGTTGACGAGATCATGAAGCCGGGATTTCGCGGCGAACACAATCTCTACAACGCGCTCTCCTCCGTCGCAGCGGCGCTGGCCGCTGGTGTTGCGCCGGAGACGATGCGGGGCGTGCTCGCCGGGTTCGGCGGCGTGGAGCACCGGCAGGAGCTTGCCGGAAACGCCTGCGGCCTCAACTGGATCAACGACTCGAAGGCCACCAGCGTCAATGCGCTTCGGCAAGCGCTTCAGTCGGTTCCGGCGGGCATGGTGCTCATCGCCGGGGGACGCGACAAGGGCAACGACTACAGCGCCATCGCCGACCTCGTGCGCGAGAAGGTCGCCTGCATCGTGGCGATTGGCGAGTCGCGCCGGAAGATCGCCGACGCGTTCCGTGGCGTCACACCGGTCGTCGAGGCCGCTTCGCTCGCGGAGGCGGTCGAGCTGGCTCGCCAGAACGCCCGTCCCGGCGCGAGCGTGCTCTTTTCGCCAGCCTGTTCGAGCTTTGACATGTTCCGAGACTTCGAGGATCGCGGGCGCCAGTTCAAGCAACTTGTCCGGGAGCTGACATGA
- a CDS encoding FtsW/RodA/SpoVE family cell cycle protein has protein sequence MASLLPSTGRGENIAGKLLLLIVALLMCIGVVVVYSSGAGWAEQKFSDPQYFLWRQLTFAIAGMAVIFVVGAIDYHIFRKISKLFLFVSIGLLAILLLLKLAHVIHGAARWLGFGPLKFQASDLAKYAIIFHFSRLLSEKRAYIKDLHDGYYPMLVLLMIVVALVALEPNFSTASIIAIIGFTLMFIGGIRIKYLLATASLLIPIAAVFAIAAPYRVARLVSFGGGEKELSYQVRQALLGLGNGGLFGLGLGASKQRELYLPLSYNDFVFVIIGEEYGFIGALVILLLFSGLFACGIIIAKHAPDLFGRYVAIGVTFAIVFFAFINIAVACHLMPTTGVALPFISYGGTALLFNSLGIGLLVSISRYRKKVETIERAQALLESKGGSL, from the coding sequence ATGGCGTCGCTGCTGCCCTCGACCGGACGGGGCGAAAACATCGCCGGCAAGCTGCTGCTCCTGATCGTCGCGCTGCTGATGTGCATCGGAGTGGTCGTCGTTTACAGTAGCGGAGCCGGGTGGGCGGAACAGAAATTTTCCGACCCGCAGTACTTCCTCTGGCGGCAGCTCACTTTTGCCATTGCTGGCATGGCGGTGATCTTCGTGGTTGGCGCCATCGACTACCATATCTTCAGAAAGATCAGCAAACTGTTTCTTTTTGTCAGCATCGGTCTGTTGGCCATTTTGCTGTTGCTCAAGCTGGCGCATGTCATTCACGGCGCCGCCCGCTGGCTCGGATTTGGCCCGCTGAAGTTCCAGGCTTCGGATCTGGCCAAATACGCCATCATTTTTCACTTTTCCCGGCTGCTCTCTGAAAAGAGAGCGTATATCAAGGATCTGCATGACGGGTACTATCCGATGCTGGTGCTCCTGATGATCGTTGTTGCGCTGGTGGCGCTCGAGCCGAACTTCAGCACCGCCTCGATCATCGCGATCATCGGCTTCACGCTGATGTTCATCGGCGGCATCCGGATCAAGTATCTGCTTGCCACCGCTTCGCTGCTGATCCCGATTGCGGCAGTCTTCGCGATTGCCGCGCCCTACCGCGTCGCCCGCCTCGTCTCGTTCGGCGGCGGCGAGAAGGAGCTGAGCTACCAGGTGCGCCAGGCGCTGCTCGGCCTCGGCAACGGCGGCCTGTTCGGTCTTGGCCTCGGGGCCAGCAAACAGCGGGAGCTTTACCTGCCGCTGTCGTACAACGACTTCGTCTTCGTTATCATCGGCGAGGAGTACGGCTTTATCGGTGCGCTGGTTATCCTGCTGCTCTTTTCCGGGCTGTTTGCCTGTGGCATCATCATCGCCAAGCACGCTCCCGACCTGTTCGGACGCTACGTCGCCATCGGCGTCACCTTCGCCATTGTCTTCTTCGCATTCATCAACATCGCCGTGGCCTGCCACCTCATGCCGACCACCGGTGTGGCGCTGCCGTTCATCAGCTACGGCGGCACGGCGCTGCTGTTCAACTCGCTCGGCATCGGGCTTCTGGTCAGCATTTCACGTTACCGGAAAAAGGTCGAAACCATCGAGCGGGCGCAGGCGCTGCTCGAATCGAAGGGAGGTTCCTTATGA
- the ftsA gene encoding cell division protein FtsA, with protein sequence MPKSNIVVGLDIGTTKVCVVVAEKDDVGKLNVLGKGRANSEGLQRATVVNINKTVDAIRKAVADAERESSIKIKGVNVGISGAHVHCIYSNSEISVNQSGIVNESDVRRFLEKAKTNIRYLDIDHEIIHVIPQEFIVDDQDGVLDPIGMAGTIMRGSAYIVVGLRTKIRNIKQCIEKAGLEVSAMTFEPVASGLAVMKESERRSGVVVIDIGGGTTEVAIYIDGAIRYSEVIKVAANDVTHDVAYGIKALNDVAEEIKIQHGCAYAKVLDKEEEILIESIEGRPSKSFPKSSLTVIIEARMMEIFELVRDIIKRSGYYDYLNAGVIITGGGALLPGTGELARDILGLDVRTGYPEGVSGGIKDAINNPMYATVMGLVAHSLQNNLYQDYGEVAPAPSGQTQEPVTSSPEPSQAQQSPEQNPDTPPTGKKFVDRLKKFWDQL encoded by the coding sequence ATGCCGAAGAGCAATATTGTAGTCGGTCTCGATATAGGTACAACCAAGGTCTGCGTCGTCGTCGCCGAAAAGGACGACGTCGGCAAGCTCAACGTCCTCGGCAAGGGGCGCGCCAACTCTGAGGGGTTGCAACGGGCGACGGTGGTCAACATCAACAAGACGGTTGACGCCATCAGGAAGGCGGTGGCCGATGCTGAACGCGAGTCGTCGATCAAAATCAAGGGAGTCAACGTCGGCATCTCCGGCGCGCACGTCCACTGCATCTACAGCAACTCCGAAATCAGCGTCAACCAGTCGGGCATCGTCAACGAGTCCGATGTGCGGCGCTTCCTCGAAAAGGCCAAAACCAACATCCGCTATCTCGACATCGACCACGAGATCATTCACGTCATTCCACAGGAGTTCATCGTCGATGACCAGGATGGCGTGCTCGATCCGATCGGCATGGCCGGAACGATCATGCGCGGCAGCGCCTACATCGTCGTTGGACTTCGGACCAAGATCCGCAACATCAAGCAGTGCATCGAAAAGGCAGGCCTCGAAGTCAGCGCCATGACCTTTGAGCCGGTGGCCTCCGGTCTCGCCGTGATGAAGGAGAGCGAGAGGCGGAGCGGCGTGGTGGTGATCGACATCGGCGGCGGCACCACCGAGGTGGCCATCTACATCGACGGCGCGATCCGTTATTCCGAGGTGATCAAGGTTGCGGCCAACGATGTGACTCACGATGTGGCCTATGGCATCAAGGCACTCAACGACGTGGCTGAAGAGATCAAGATCCAGCACGGATGCGCCTATGCAAAGGTGCTCGACAAGGAGGAGGAGATCCTGATCGAGAGCATCGAGGGACGGCCGAGCAAGTCGTTCCCGAAAAGCTCCCTGACGGTGATCATCGAAGCCCGCATGATGGAGATTTTCGAACTGGTGCGAGACATCATCAAGCGCTCGGGCTACTACGACTACCTGAACGCCGGAGTCATCATCACCGGCGGCGGCGCGCTCTTGCCCGGCACCGGCGAGCTGGCCAGGGACATTCTCGGTCTCGACGTGCGCACGGGCTATCCGGAAGGGGTTTCGGGCGGCATCAAGGATGCGATCAACAACCCGATGTACGCAACGGTGATGGGTCTGGTAGCTCACTCGCTCCAGAACAATCTGTACCAGGATTACGGAGAGGTTGCCCCGGCACCGTCCGGGCAGACTCAGGAGCCGGTTACGTCTTCTCCTGAACCCTCGCAGGCTCAACAGAGTCCCGAGCAGAATCCCGATACCCCGCCAACCGGAAAGAAGTTTGTTGACCGTCTGAAAAAGTTTTGGGATCAGTTGTAG
- a CDS encoding cell division protein FtsQ/DivIB → MARPKHEQRSEELRQDPALPDLDAPESVRPRSGKLRRLFGTTPVMMTFAALLLAAVAALSWYATQWKQQVTVHRVVVSGVNLIPTASIERRLNRFKGKNLDEVRLDDVRRALAPEPWIKQMRISKELNGILRVGIDERRPAALMADAGQPLIIDTEGNLLPDEAVSERFRLVPVYGARSTRPARPGGVRRLNDKDRNLLFELLVAFDQSTYARLMVSAIHLTPDNQTWFTVTGSPIRFVVGNDGNFKEKLKKFEIFWQKVVAKKGIDCYESVDLRFRQRVFATSPVNEEASVDSTAAPVAPPAGGQLPDEHH, encoded by the coding sequence ATGGCTCGTCCGAAACATGAACAGCGGAGCGAGGAACTGCGTCAAGATCCGGCGCTGCCGGACCTCGATGCACCTGAATCGGTGCGTCCTCGCAGTGGCAAGCTGCGCCGACTTTTCGGTACCACGCCGGTGATGATGACCTTCGCCGCGCTGCTGCTCGCGGCGGTCGCGGCGCTCTCGTGGTACGCCACGCAGTGGAAGCAGCAGGTGACGGTCCACCGGGTGGTGGTCAGCGGCGTGAACCTGATTCCCACCGCTTCCATCGAACGCCGCCTGAACCGGTTCAAGGGAAAAAATCTGGATGAGGTCAGGCTCGACGATGTCCGCCGGGCGCTCGCCCCGGAACCCTGGATCAAGCAGATGCGAATCAGCAAGGAGCTGAACGGCATTCTGCGCGTCGGCATCGATGAGCGGCGTCCGGCAGCGCTCATGGCTGACGCGGGACAGCCACTGATTATCGATACGGAAGGAAATCTTTTGCCCGACGAAGCAGTCTCGGAGCGCTTTCGCCTTGTGCCGGTATATGGCGCGAGAAGCACTCGCCCGGCGCGCCCCGGAGGCGTCCGACGGCTGAATGACAAGGACCGGAATCTGCTCTTCGAATTGCTCGTCGCCTTCGATCAAAGCACTTACGCCCGGCTGATGGTTTCAGCCATTCATCTTACCCCCGACAACCAGACATGGTTCACCGTGACGGGGTCGCCAATACGCTTTGTTGTCGGAAACGACGGGAATTTCAAGGAAAAATTGAAAAAATTCGAGATATTCTGGCAAAAGGTTGTTGCAAAAAAAGGCATCGATTGTTATGAGTCGGTCGATCTTCGCTTCCGGCAGAGAGTGTTCGCCACTTCGCCCGTAAACGAAGAAGCCTCCGTAGATTCTACAGCGGCGCCGGTTGCCCCGCCTGCGGGCGGCCAACTTCCCGATGAACACCATTGA
- the murC gene encoding UDP-N-acetylmuramate--L-alanine ligase: MELGKTKNVHIVGIGGAGMSAIAELLLKSGFAVSGSDLASGEVIDKLRELGAVIHQGHQAENVGASDVVVYSSAVRPESNVEILAAQKLGIPVIKRDEMLGELMRHKSGICVSGTHGKTTTTAMVATMLLEAGQSPTVMIGGVSDYLKGSTVVGEGKSMVIEADEYDRAFLKLTPTIAVLNSLESEHMDTYGTMDNLRDCFAEFANKVPFYGRVICCVDWPEIRRIIPRLNRRYTTFGIEEHADVMASEIEPGDGGSTFTVEAFGERYPGVRLNVPGRHNVLNALAAFSVGLEIGLPPERIIAGLARYSGMRRRFQVKYRGADGVLVIDDYAHHPTEVKATVRAARDGWKEHRIVAVFQPHLYSRTAEFAGEFGWALSRADTVYVAGIYPSREKAEDYPGITGELVAEASRTAGAKNVWFTEEHEALLAALQEEAAPETLFLFMGAGDITHLAARFAAWCTEMRSNADATAS; the protein is encoded by the coding sequence ATGGAACTGGGAAAAACAAAGAATGTGCATATCGTCGGCATCGGCGGCGCGGGAATGAGCGCCATCGCCGAACTGCTGCTGAAATCGGGATTCGCGGTCAGCGGCTCTGACCTGGCCTCAGGCGAGGTGATCGACAAGCTTCGTGAGCTTGGCGCGGTAATCCATCAGGGGCACCAGGCCGAAAATGTCGGCGCGAGCGACGTTGTCGTCTACTCCTCGGCAGTGCGTCCCGAGAGCAACGTCGAAATTCTCGCCGCGCAGAAGCTCGGCATTCCGGTCATCAAGCGCGACGAAATGCTCGGCGAGCTGATGCGCCACAAATCGGGCATCTGCGTCTCGGGCACCCACGGCAAGACCACCACGACCGCAATGGTCGCAACCATGCTGCTCGAAGCGGGCCAGTCGCCGACAGTGATGATCGGCGGCGTGTCGGACTACCTCAAGGGAAGCACGGTGGTCGGCGAGGGCAAGTCCATGGTGATCGAGGCCGACGAGTACGACCGCGCGTTCCTCAAGCTCACGCCGACCATAGCCGTCCTGAACAGCCTCGAATCGGAGCACATGGACACCTACGGCACGATGGACAACCTGCGCGACTGCTTCGCGGAGTTCGCCAATAAGGTGCCGTTTTACGGGCGGGTCATCTGCTGCGTTGACTGGCCGGAGATCCGGCGTATCATTCCCCGGCTGAATCGCCGCTACACTACCTTCGGCATCGAGGAGCACGCCGATGTGATGGCTTCGGAGATCGAACCCGGCGATGGGGGCAGCACCTTTACCGTCGAGGCGTTCGGCGAGCGCTACCCCGGCGTACGGCTCAACGTGCCCGGCAGGCATAACGTGCTCAACGCGCTGGCGGCCTTCTCGGTCGGCCTCGAAATCGGCCTGCCGCCGGAGCGGATCATCGCTGGCCTGGCCAGGTACAGCGGAATGCGCCGCCGCTTCCAGGTCAAGTACCGGGGCGCTGACGGCGTGCTCGTCATCGACGATTACGCGCATCACCCCACCGAGGTGAAGGCGACCGTCCGGGCAGCCCGCGACGGATGGAAAGAGCACCGCATCGTGGCGGTTTTCCAGCCGCATCTTTACTCGCGGACGGCGGAGTTCGCCGGTGAGTTCGGCTGGGCGCTCTCCCGCGCCGACACGGTTTACGTGGCGGGCATCTACCCGTCGCGCGAGAAGGCCGAGGACTATCCCGGTATCACCGGCGAGTTGGTGGCCGAAGCATCGAGAACCGCCGGGGCGAAAAACGTATGGTTCACCGAAGAGCACGAAGCGCTGCTCGCGGCGCTTCAGGAGGAGGCCGCGCCGGAGACGCTTTTCCTCTTCATGGGGGCGGGCGACATCACGCATCTGGCCGCGCGATTCGCCGCATGGTGCACGGAGATGCGCAGCAACGCAGACGCAACGGCGTCATGA
- the murG gene encoding undecaprenyldiphospho-muramoylpentapeptide beta-N-acetylglucosaminyltransferase, translating to MKVLFAGGGTGGHLYPGVAMAAELKKRVPGISISFAGTSAGIEATEVPRLGYRLVLFPVRGLKRGLSIRALVENALILGDFAKSLSMAMALVRKEQPDVVVGTGGYVSAPLLLAAQLSGKKTLIQEQNAFPGVTTRLLARMATEVHLSFEESRKFFGGKSEVFVTGNPAREFPAESRESCLDFFGLDRSLPTLLVFGGSRGARAINNAVLKLCHRLEGTVNLIWQTGALDADRMRGEIGTSATRWIGPYIQEMGKAYGAADLVLCRAGASSLAELTNLGKPSVLIPYPYAAADHQRHNAMALVSAGASVMIDDSKIGEEASFDVILTLLRDREKLAQMGEAARREGHPGAAATLAERIIALSKS from the coding sequence ATGAAAGTGCTCTTCGCAGGTGGCGGCACCGGCGGACACCTTTACCCCGGTGTGGCGATGGCGGCGGAGCTGAAGAAGCGGGTGCCTGGTATCAGCATCTCCTTCGCAGGTACCTCCGCCGGAATCGAGGCAACCGAGGTGCCGCGCCTCGGCTACCGGCTCGTACTCTTTCCGGTCAGGGGGCTGAAGCGCGGTTTGTCGATCCGAGCGCTGGTGGAGAACGCACTCATTCTCGGCGACTTCGCCAAATCGCTCTCGATGGCAATGGCGCTTGTGCGCAAGGAGCAGCCCGACGTGGTGGTGGGTACGGGCGGCTACGTCAGCGCGCCGCTGCTCCTCGCCGCGCAGCTTTCGGGCAAGAAGACACTGATTCAGGAGCAGAATGCTTTTCCGGGAGTGACGACGCGACTGCTGGCGCGCATGGCGACCGAGGTGCATCTGTCGTTCGAGGAGAGCCGGAAGTTTTTCGGAGGAAAATCCGAGGTGTTCGTGACCGGCAATCCGGCGCGGGAGTTTCCCGCCGAGAGCCGGGAGTCGTGCCTCGACTTTTTCGGCCTCGACCGGAGTTTGCCGACGCTGCTGGTCTTCGGTGGAAGCCGTGGGGCGCGGGCGATCAACAACGCCGTGCTGAAGCTGTGCCATCGTCTCGAAGGCACGGTCAACCTCATCTGGCAGACCGGCGCGCTTGACGCCGACCGGATGCGCGGGGAGATCGGCACTTCGGCAACTCGCTGGATCGGTCCCTACATTCAGGAGATGGGCAAGGCGTACGGAGCCGCCGATCTGGTGCTTTGCCGGGCGGGGGCTTCGAGCCTTGCCGAGCTGACCAACCTCGGCAAGCCCTCGGTGCTGATCCCCTATCCCTACGCGGCGGCTGATCACCAGCGCCACAACGCGATGGCGCTGGTGAGCGCGGGCGCATCGGTCATGATCGACGACTCAAAGATCGGCGAAGAAGCGTCGTTCGACGTGATCCTCACACTGCTCCGCGACCGCGAGAAACTCGCGCAAATGGGCGAGGCGGCCCGGCGAGAGGGTCATCCCGGCGCGGCGGCGACACTCGCGGAAAGAATCATCGCGCTATCAAAATCATAA
- the murF gene encoding UDP-N-acetylmuramoyl-tripeptide--D-alanyl-D-alanine ligase, which yields MKGALMFSDFERAGTVVARDVGEGYRLDDPVVVIDSRKAVDGAVFVALPGERTDGHRFVGEVFANGASWAVVSREWFVEKGAEHQGDDRRFLVADDPVKAFQQLAAAYRERFDIPVIGIGGSNGKTTTKEMLAAVLSTSFNVLVTQGNYNNHLGVPLTLLQMRRDTEVAVIEMGINHPGEMEFLSSLAKPTHGLLTNIGHEHLEFFGSLDGVADAEAALFRYLEAHGGTAFVNLDDHRLAAAGASLSRKTGYGAQPGAGRAWWAEQIGADRVGRVSFTLCSESGVHQPVAMQFVGRHNVINAVAASAVGAHFGLAPAHIAEGLGTLLPAKGWKRMELFEDGGIVVLNDTYNANPDSVRLALDTLAAIECRGRRIAVLGDMLELGDNSAIEHESIGRYIRQLPLDACLTLGDAAQLICEQAGGRCLRHFGTMDELRGFLSEYVQPGDALLFKGSRGMKLELAADDLIKQNQQHSI from the coding sequence ATGAAAGGAGCGCTGATGTTCAGCGATTTCGAGCGGGCGGGAACCGTCGTGGCCCGTGACGTTGGCGAGGGGTACCGGCTCGACGATCCGGTGGTGGTAATCGATTCTCGCAAGGCGGTCGATGGCGCAGTGTTCGTCGCGCTGCCGGGAGAGCGCACCGACGGGCACCGCTTCGTCGGCGAGGTGTTCGCCAACGGTGCGTCGTGGGCCGTGGTGTCGCGCGAATGGTTCGTCGAAAAGGGCGCGGAGCATCAGGGCGACGACCGCCGTTTTCTCGTCGCCGACGATCCGGTCAAGGCGTTCCAGCAGCTCGCCGCCGCCTACCGGGAGCGCTTCGACATTCCGGTAATCGGCATCGGCGGCAGCAACGGCAAGACCACCACCAAGGAGATGCTTGCCGCCGTGCTCTCGACCAGCTTCAACGTCCTCGTCACGCAGGGCAACTACAACAACCACCTCGGCGTGCCGCTGACGCTCTTGCAGATGCGCCGCGACACCGAAGTGGCCGTGATCGAGATGGGCATCAACCATCCCGGCGAAATGGAGTTCCTCTCTTCGCTTGCCAAACCGACACACGGCCTGTTGACCAACATCGGCCACGAGCATCTCGAATTTTTCGGCTCCCTCGACGGGGTCGCCGATGCCGAGGCGGCGCTCTTCCGCTACCTCGAAGCGCACGGCGGAACAGCGTTCGTCAATCTCGACGATCACCGCCTCGCCGCTGCAGGAGCGAGTCTGTCACGCAAGACCGGCTACGGAGCGCAGCCGGGAGCGGGCCGCGCGTGGTGGGCCGAACAGATCGGCGCGGACCGGGTGGGCCGCGTTTCGTTCACGCTCTGCTCCGAATCCGGCGTTCACCAGCCAGTGGCGATGCAGTTTGTCGGGCGACACAACGTCATCAACGCCGTAGCCGCCTCTGCGGTCGGCGCGCACTTTGGCCTCGCCCCGGCGCACATCGCCGAAGGACTTGGCACACTCCTGCCCGCGAAGGGCTGGAAGCGCATGGAGCTGTTCGAAGACGGCGGAATCGTGGTGCTCAACGACACCTACAACGCCAATCCCGACTCGGTGCGTCTGGCGCTCGATACGCTTGCGGCCATCGAGTGCCGGGGCCGCCGGATTGCGGTGCTTGGCGACATGCTCGAACTCGGCGACAATTCGGCCATTGAACATGAAAGCATCGGCAGGTATATTCGCCAACTGCCGCTCGATGCCTGCCTCACCCTGGGTGATGCCGCCCAACTCATCTGCGAGCAGGCGGGCGGGCGCTGCCTCAGGCACTTCGGGACGATGGACGAGCTTCGCGGCTTCCTGTCGGAGTACGTCCAGCCGGGTGACGCGTTGCTCTTCAAGGGGTCTCGCGGAATGAAGCTTGAACTGGCGGCGGACGATCTTATCAAACAGAATCAACAGCACTCGATCTGA